The Methanobacterium formicicum genome has a window encoding:
- a CDS encoding signal recognition particle protein Srp19 yields MIMKDETRIIIWPVYLDSTKTKSEGRKIPREGSVKAPKLREISQAAKKLGLNPSTEKHKAYPTSWWEGSGRVIVDRKMGKRELLLKLSNLINGSRSKDK; encoded by the coding sequence ATGATCATGAAAGATGAAACTAGAATAATCATCTGGCCTGTTTATCTGGATTCCACTAAAACTAAATCTGAAGGAAGGAAGATACCCCGAGAAGGTTCAGTTAAAGCACCAAAACTGCGGGAAATTTCTCAGGCCGCTAAAAAACTGGGATTGAACCCATCCACTGAAAAACATAAAGCTTACCCTACCTCCTGGTGGGAAGGATCCGGCCGAGTAATAGTGGATCGGAAAATGGGCAAACGGGAACTCCTCCTTAAACTAAGTAATCTCATTAATGGCTCCAGATCAAAAGATAAATAA
- a CDS encoding uroporphyrinogen-III synthase, whose amino-acid sequence MSGLEGKLIAITRPPERSQAAVELVNDLGGIPLVVPTLELEAVASHSLMALCQKSGELDWIIFTSPASLESLFKFCPDFKENLNPRCQVAVIGPRTGRVLKDYGITADIVPNDYTAEGLLEEFERVNLKGKKVGVPRTFQARDVLPEGLKEMGATVYLAEAYRSTKPHDTSQVELLVEEIIQGKIDAVTFTSPLTVTNLFELSGDRKEELIKSLMNGPILVAAIGPITQKPLKELGIPSISPAKYTVKDMLLRLDEELSDDT is encoded by the coding sequence TCCCAGGCTGCCGTGGAGTTGGTTAATGATCTGGGAGGTATACCTCTGGTGGTCCCCACCCTGGAGCTGGAAGCTGTGGCCAGTCATTCTTTGATGGCCCTCTGCCAGAAGTCAGGTGAACTGGACTGGATAATATTCACCTCCCCTGCTTCACTGGAATCCCTCTTTAAATTCTGTCCTGATTTTAAGGAAAATCTCAACCCCCGCTGTCAGGTAGCAGTCATCGGCCCCCGCACCGGGAGGGTTTTAAAGGATTACGGTATCACTGCCGACATAGTTCCTAACGATTACACTGCCGAAGGTCTTCTGGAGGAATTTGAGAGGGTAAATCTTAAGGGGAAGAAAGTGGGTGTTCCCCGCACATTCCAGGCCCGGGATGTTCTACCGGAGGGTTTGAAAGAAATGGGAGCCACTGTCTACCTGGCCGAAGCCTACCGATCCACCAAACCCCATGATACCAGCCAGGTGGAGTTACTGGTGGAAGAAATAATCCAGGGAAAAATAGATGCTGTAACCTTCACTAGTCCCCTGACTGTCACCAACCTCTTCGAACTATCCGGGGATAGGAAAGAAGAATTAATAAAGTCTCTTATGAATGGGCCGATCCTGGTGGCAGCTATAGGGCCTATCACCCAGAAACCGCTGAAAGAACTGGGAATACCATCCATTTCCCCGGCCAAGTACACGGTGAAGGACATGTTACTACGGTTAGATGAAGAATTATCTGACGATACTTAA